One part of the Mytilus trossulus isolate FHL-02 chromosome 11, PNRI_Mtr1.1.1.hap1, whole genome shotgun sequence genome encodes these proteins:
- the LOC134690713 gene encoding receptor-interacting serine/threonine-protein kinase 4-like: MKLCREVNQKNNIGSTPLHLACQKGHYETVKLLLDLNGQTNNSCVNTNTINKHGFSILHAACNNGHTKIVKLLIDVGMNVNHTTIVGATPLSLACRNGQYDTVKYLLDLREHTLQGSIDRTTNPKDGWPALHLACLNGHIEIVTLLIDSGFKINDTTADGYTPLYLACLNGHYDTVKFLLDWNSFILTYYVDSTIKDNNGWSVLHAACLKGHTQVVKLLLNIGLNVNDASNDGHTPLYLACERGHYDTVKLLLDLNGQSLNSCVDTTIKDEDGWSVLHLACSNGHTEVVKLLVDVGLNLNETTNVGDTPLYLACKEGHHDTVKCVLNINGKQINSHVETANDNTNRQSAVHAAYSNGHTKVVELLNDAGITHREIRSMKHSCMIL; encoded by the coding sequence atgaaactttgtagggAAGTTAATCAGAAGAACAACATTGGAAGTACACCGCTGCATCTTGCTTGTCAGAAAGGTCATTATGAAACAGTGAAATTATTACTTGATTTAAACGGCCAAACAAACAATAGTTGTGTTAACAccaatacaataaataaacatggaTTCTCTATCTTACATGCAGCATGTAATAATGGACATACAAAAATAGTAAAGTTGTTGATCGATGTCGGTATGAATGTAAATCACACAACAATTGTTGGAGCTACACCACTATCTCTAGCTTGCCGGAATGGTCAATATGACACAGTGAAATACTTACTTGATTTAAGAGAACACACATTACAAGGGTCTATTGATCGAACGACTAACCCAAAAGACGGATGGCCAGCTTTACACTTAGCTTGTTTAAATGGACATATAGAAATAGTAACGTTATTAATTGATtctggttttaaaataaatgacacAACAGCTGACGGTTATACACCACTTTATCTAGCATGCCTGAACGGTCACTATGATACAGTCAAATTCTTACTCGATTGGAATAGCTTTATATTAACTTATTATGTAGATTCAACGATCAAAGATAATAATGGATGGTCAGTTTTACATGCAGCTTGTTTGAAAGGTCATACGCAGGTAGTGAAGTTATTGCTTAATATCGGTTTAAATGTAAATGACGCATCGAATGATGGGCATACACCATTATATTTAGCCTGTGAGAGAGGTCACTATGACACCGTGAAATTATTACTTGATTTAAACGGCCAATCATTGAATAGCTGTGTAGATACAACAATTAAAGATGAAGATGGATGGTCAGTTTTACATCTAGCTTGTTCAAATGGTCATACAGAAGTAGTAAAGTTATTAGTTGATGttggtttaaatttaaatgaaacaacaaaTGTTGGTGATACACCACTTTATCTAGCTTGTAAGGAAGGCCACCATGACACAGTGAAATGCGTACTTAATATTAAcggtaaacaaataaatagtcATGTAGAAACAGCGAATGACAATACAAATAGACAATCGGCTGTGCATGCAGCATATTCAAATGGACATACAAAAGTTGTGGAGTTATTGAACGATGCTGGTATAACTCATAGAGAAATAAGAAGTATGAAACATTCTTGTATGATATTGTGA